In Xenorhabdus poinarii G6, the following are encoded in one genomic region:
- a CDS encoding helix-turn-helix domain-containing protein: MSKYSRELKIIIAKRCLAGNTSDKLSAEYSISSRQIRYWAQVVAIHGDNAFLPTSHSLCTVTKLQALKLMWTHDWSLTHTSAVLNLTTPGTLSVWLDKYNETGIKGLESPQRGRPPMKSRPKTPPKSDDEMTVEELKEELAYLRAENAVLKKLAELEQKKRPRAKKKR; encoded by the coding sequence ATGTCTAAATATAGTCGTGAACTAAAAATCATTATTGCTAAACGATGTCTGGCAGGTAACACATCGGATAAGCTATCAGCGGAATATTCAATCTCTTCTCGACAAATTCGATACTGGGCTCAAGTTGTTGCCATTCATGGCGATAACGCCTTTTTGCCAACGTCTCACTCTCTTTGTACTGTCACAAAACTCCAAGCTTTAAAATTAATGTGGACACATGATTGGTCCCTCACTCACACTAGTGCAGTTCTCAATTTAACGACTCCAGGTACCTTATCAGTCTGGCTTGATAAGTATAATGAAACCGGTATCAAAGGACTCGAAAGTCCTCAGCGAGGAAGACCCCCAATGAAATCCCGACCTAAAACCCCGCCGAAATCTGATGACGAAATGACAGTTGAGGAACTTAAAGAAGAATTAGCTTATTTGCGGGCAGAAAATGCGGTCCTAAAAAAGTTAGCAGAGCTGGAACAGAAGAAACGCCCACGAG
- a CDS encoding porin: MKRNILAVVIPALLVAGTANAAEIFNKDGNKLDLYGKIDVRHQIADERSGEDGDASYARIGIKGETQISDQLTGFGRWEYNLRAHQEEGKGTQDIYTRLAYAGLKFANYGSLDYGRNYGVNYDVNVWTDVLPIFGADAMSHTDNYMTGRATGLLTYRNTDFFGLVDGLNFALQYQGQNSERTKNNRKGSTANGDGYGLSTTYNVGYGITVGGSYANSTRANGDWDQTAAHGERAEAWNIGAKYDANNVYLAAMYGETRNMTSGSVMVDGTKYSNIANKTQNIELTAQYLFADLGLKPSLGYVQSKGKDLGRNDGYKGFDADLVKYVSVGTYYYFNKNLSTYIDYKINLLDKNEGGDANARNVLGLGLTYQF, translated from the coding sequence ATGAAACGCAATATTCTTGCAGTGGTAATCCCAGCTCTGCTGGTTGCTGGTACAGCAAACGCAGCTGAAATCTTTAACAAAGATGGCAACAAACTGGATCTGTACGGTAAAATCGATGTTCGTCATCAGATCGCAGATGAAAGAAGCGGCGAAGATGGTGATGCTTCTTACGCTCGTATCGGCATTAAAGGCGAAACTCAGATCTCTGACCAACTGACGGGTTTTGGCCGTTGGGAATACAACCTGAGAGCGCATCAAGAAGAAGGTAAAGGTACACAAGATATCTATACTCGCCTGGCTTACGCTGGTTTGAAGTTCGCTAACTACGGCTCACTGGATTACGGCCGTAACTACGGCGTAAACTACGACGTCAACGTATGGACTGACGTACTGCCAATCTTTGGTGCTGATGCCATGTCTCATACTGATAACTACATGACTGGCCGTGCTACAGGTCTGTTGACTTACCGTAACACTGACTTCTTCGGTCTGGTTGATGGCCTGAACTTTGCGCTGCAATACCAAGGTCAAAACAGCGAGCGCACCAAAAATAATCGTAAAGGATCTACAGCTAATGGTGATGGCTACGGCTTATCCACTACCTACAACGTAGGTTACGGTATCACTGTGGGTGGTTCTTACGCTAACTCTACTCGTGCAAACGGTGACTGGGATCAGACTGCTGCTCACGGTGAACGTGCTGAAGCATGGAACATCGGTGCTAAATACGATGCTAACAACGTATACCTGGCTGCAATGTACGGTGAAACCCGTAATATGACCTCAGGTTCAGTCATGGTTGATGGCACAAAATACTCAAATATTGCTAATAAAACTCAAAACATCGAACTGACTGCACAATATCTGTTCGCTGACTTGGGTCTGAAACCTTCTCTGGGTTACGTTCAGTCCAAAGGTAAAGATCTGGGGCGTAACGACGGTTACAAAGGTTTTGACGCAGATCTGGTTAAATATGTTTCTGTAGGTACTTACTACTACTTTAACAAAAACCTGTCTACCTACATCGATTACAAAATCAACCTGCTGGACAAAAACGAAGGCGGCGATGCAAACGCTCGTAACGTATTAGGTCTTGGTCTGACTTATCAGTTCTAA
- a CDS encoding amino acid aminotransferase, whose amino-acid sequence MFEKITAAPADPILGLADSFKADPRENKINLGIGVYKDETGKTPVLTTVKKAETLLLENETTKNYLAISGLPEFGRVTQALLFGKTSSIVTDNRARTVQSPGGTGALRIAADFIAKQTNAKRVWISNPTWPNHKGVFASAGLAIREYNYYDAQTHALDFEGMLASLSEAQAGDVVLLHGCCHNPTGIDPTAEQWQALANLSAKNGWLPVFDFAYQGFAKGLDEDAEGLRIFTRNHNELIVASSYSKNFGLYNERVGACTIVAADSDTAEKAFSQAKSIVRTNYSNPPAHGASVVTTILSNDDLKAEWVQELATMRERIQRMRQLLVNTLQEKGAKQDFSFISTQNGMFSFSGLTKEQVERLREEYGIYAVSSGRINVAGLTLENMVPLCEAIVAVL is encoded by the coding sequence ATGTTTGAAAAAATCACAGCAGCACCTGCCGATCCTATTCTTGGTTTAGCTGATAGCTTTAAAGCTGACCCCCGTGAAAATAAAATCAACCTGGGCATCGGAGTCTACAAAGACGAAACCGGTAAAACGCCTGTTCTGACTACCGTTAAAAAAGCAGAGACACTCCTGCTGGAAAATGAAACCACCAAAAATTATCTGGCAATCAGTGGATTACCTGAATTTGGCCGCGTCACTCAGGCTCTGCTCTTTGGTAAAACCAGTTCTATCGTCACTGATAACCGCGCCCGTACGGTACAAAGCCCAGGCGGCACCGGTGCATTGCGTATTGCCGCTGACTTTATTGCTAAGCAAACCAATGCAAAACGTGTCTGGATCAGCAACCCAACCTGGCCAAACCACAAAGGTGTTTTCGCCAGTGCAGGCTTAGCGATCCGCGAATACAACTATTATGATGCACAAACTCATGCTTTAGATTTTGAAGGTATGCTGGCAAGCCTGTCTGAAGCACAAGCAGGCGATGTTGTTCTGCTGCACGGCTGCTGTCATAACCCAACGGGTATCGATCCAACGGCTGAACAGTGGCAGGCATTAGCAAATTTATCCGCTAAAAATGGCTGGTTACCCGTATTTGACTTTGCTTACCAGGGTTTTGCTAAAGGACTGGATGAAGATGCAGAGGGCCTGCGTATTTTCACCAGAAACCACAATGAATTGATCGTAGCCAGCTCTTATTCTAAAAACTTTGGCCTGTACAATGAACGTGTGGGTGCTTGTACCATTGTCGCCGCAGACAGTGATACCGCTGAAAAAGCATTCAGCCAAGCGAAGTCCATTGTGCGTACCAATTACTCTAACCCACCCGCACACGGGGCTTCTGTCGTGACGACAATTCTGTCCAATGACGATCTGAAAGCAGAATGGGTTCAGGAATTAGCCACAATGCGCGAACGCATTCAGCGTATGCGCCAACTGTTAGTGAACACCTTACAAGAAAAAGGTGCAAAACAGGATTTCAGCTTTATTAGCACGCAAAATGGCATGTTCTCATTCAGTGGCCTGACCAAAGAACAAGTTGAACGTCTGCGTGAAGAATATGGCATTTATGCAGTCAGTTCTGGACGCATCAACGTCGCCGGTTTAACACTGGAGAATATGGTTCCTCTGTGTGAGGCCATTGTTGCAGTACTCTAA